In Nyctibius grandis isolate bNycGra1 chromosome 13, bNycGra1.pri, whole genome shotgun sequence, the sequence gaatttttgtctttcaggaGCAGTGGCTCTAGAAGATGTCATTGTATGTTTTGTACAATAAATTATTCTCTCTCTACTGAAATGCAGCCACCTCTGAGGTGGAAGCAGTTAAACAACACACAGCAACATCACACAAGAGTTTAGGACACGCAGTGAGGAGGAATATTGTGTCCAAGTGAAACATCAGGGGGAGTTCTAGGTAGGCAGAATGTAATTGCCCCGAGTGGAGTTTGGCCAGGATGCTGGAAATAATGCCCTAGTGATACTGAGAAGTGTTGTGGGTTGGTGAATTATCAGAAATTTGAAAGGCAGCACCTCCCTAGctctgggcaggggcaggaacTGAACTGTGGCTCAGAGGGAGCTGAAGTCCCACCACCGCTTTCAGTAACAGCGGTGCTTTCCTGTAGAGGTCTCCCATCCAACTACTAGTACCACCAGTTTTTGCTCGTCTTTTGGTCTCTCATGGAAGAGTAACCCAGTTACAGGTGTCACCGCTGCAGAAAGTCAAACTGAGTGTCTGAAATCCCGCTTTCTAGGGATTTGAGCAAGGTGGAGCTGTCCTCCAGTCTCTTTTGGGGGGATTTCCAAGAGACTTTCTCCTGgatcaaaaagaaaagcccttTTGTTGTCTTTATGGGACATACACGACtaagttgttttgtttgttgcttttttaaatgcctccTCAAGCTGCAGTTATATGACTAACACCAAATCCTTGGTTGTGTAGAGCTCACAGAGAGGGCTTTTACACAAATACATGTTTTAGTATAAGGTCTGGAGGCACAGAACTGTAAAAAATTAGTCAGCCATATTAATTTGAATCTTTGCTGGAATCTTTGTGCATCCAAGTGGAAAATGACACATTTTGATCAGGGAAAAAGTAAAGGCCTTCAAGCGTAGCAACATAAAACTTCCCGTATTCATTGTCCACATTATCGTTGTTTAGCCAGGCACAGAGAATTCTTGTGTCAGCAATAGATGTTTTCTGAACTGTCTGTGACAGAGAGGGAAATTGGGAGCTCTTTAAAGCCTTGGCTTTACGATAATGTCTTGCCCCCCCGCGCCCTGAAAAGCACGTTGTTTCTACAGTAACATTTTCCTATCATTTTAGTTCTCTGAACATGTCCCAGAAGGATCCCTGCCAGAAACAAGcctgtgaaatacagaaatgcttGCAAGGTACCAAGTGtcattttgttttttggtgTCTTGATTTTTAGTGGAACTTAATTCTTTTAACTTAACCCTGTTCTCCTTTCAccttgagaaggaagaaagcaagcacatTAACATCACCTGGtggcaaagcaaacaaaattattatgTCTGGTTTTAATAGAATTCCCTTGTGCTTGATTGTAAATAACGAGACACCATTAGTACAAAACAGAGCGTTTGTAACAGCGATGTGCTTATTTCAGAGTGTTCTCCGTGCTGGTAGTGAGATCCCATGTGTAGTCTTGGGACTCAGCTGTAGGCGGGGAGAGCTAGACATGATGATAATCTCTCTTACAGAGTGGGTAGTGAGGTAGTGGGTGGATTGTATGAGAAGACTGCAGAGCTTCTAGCTCCAGGGGTATTTTAAGAGCAAGTCAGACAGATGTCTGTCAGAAACGGGTTAGGTATACGTGATCTGTCCTGAAGGTATGAGATAGTCTCCCTCTGGAGACCTTTAACAGCTGTTTTGTATTAGCTTAGCTAAATATTTGTAGGGGCGAGGGAGATGATGTGATAAGGTGTTTTAGGAGCCTGAGTTGGGGAGAGCAGGCTTGTTACTTGCAgagaacaatattttttaaaaattttgattGCTGCTTGGAAAAGGATTTGCCTTATGGAATGAGTAAGAGAAAGCATTCCTCTGTGCCAAGGCAGCTCAGCCATATGGGAAAGAGTTCTTCCTAACTCACCTGGTGGAGCCTTTAGCCAGCATGCTCTGAGCTTCACGTGAGAATAACTCATGGGACAACGAGGCAGGAGGCTAGTGACTCCACAGCTAAAATCAGCCAGGCCAGTTCCTTTAGATGTCTGTCTTTCCCAGGATTGTTTTTTGGAAGCTGTGCTCAGCTCAATGCAAGGGCTCAAACAACCCCTTCCACATGTCCCCAACATTTGTCTAGCTGCTACCTTTTACTGTCTTCATGGTTTGGAGCATTCTCCCATGAAGGGCTGACTTCCCTCCCCATAGCAACTGCACTTAAAAGCTAATGTTTGACCCTGTTTTGGTCCCATCTGTGACAATGTTCTTTTTATAACATTCATGGAGCTTATTCCAAGTGATTTACCTGTGTAGGTTTGTGTACAGATTTCACCTGAATGGTTGTTAGCAAAGAAGCTCTTTGATTCTGCTACATGCGCACTCCACTGTCCACTGCTTCTCTAGGTATCATTTTGAAGTGCTGTTGTTCATGTCTTATCCTGCTGTGGAGTTGTCTGAGTTGCACAGATGAAGCAGCTGAGCTGACAGACAGCAAAGCAATTTTTCCCTGTAAGAATTAACGCGGTAGAAGACGTATACAGATCCTTAACGGAGAAATACGCAGAGACAGTGTACACAGTGTGGAGGATGGAGGGCAGAAGCAGGACCTTTGGGAGATGCTGGCTTTTCAAAGGCTGGTTTTAGAGTGGGTTATTGTTCCAAAAGATCTCGCCTCCTTCCTCTGTGAGATTGAAGGCCCactcttttgtgttttgctaCCCATTGTATGACCAACCGTTGTGCTTTTCAGGAATGCATCCCTGACAGATAGAAGGGTGTGCCTGTATGTAGCTGTACTTTTAGAAACAAACCTGCACAGCCAGAGGAACCGTTAGGAGAGCCTTAGAGCACTCATCATCGTCAGGTTATGGCGGAGAGAGATTAGCTCCCTCCTAGGCTGTCAGCCTGCACAAAGCAGTAACATCACCACAACCTTTTTCTCAGGGGTGACCTCTGTGCTTGTGTTACAGGTCACTCACCAACCTGGTTAGGGAGTTCATAGCCCAGCAATCAGAGTGGGCTGGCTTGCTCGTTAACCAGAAGGCATTCACTGCTGCTTCCTAGGCTTTCCAGTGTGTGCTGTTTGTCTTATATTGGGTTGCTGTTGCTTCTTTtggtcttttaaaaagcagtggcggggggtgggggtgagTGCAGCTGTGTAGTGGTTGCATAGCTCATCCAAGGCAGAGCGGGTAGCTCTGCACGCCCTGCGCTTCTGTGCAGACAGGCGGGTAGTTATTAAGTCAAGCCACAGACTCAGTCTGCTCACATACCTGCAGGGCTTCTCTCCGAGAGCCTGGTGGCCAGCCCTGCAAAGCATTGTGGGCTTTGCCACCTCAGCTGAACGTGGCAGCCAGCAAAGCGCTAGGGCAGAAAGGCTGCTGGACAAACCACCTGCATCCTGCAGTGCCTGAATCTGCTGGTGCAATGAAATCTCTCCGAGCCTGAAACAAAGGCAATATGGAGAAAGTACAGGGTGGGCGTAGCTGTGCTATGCACAAAGATGTGAGCCCAGTCATCCCACATCAGCCTAGGAGCTCATGTAGCCCCATGTCCCATCTCTGGCGGTGTACAAGAGGGGAAGCCTGGGAAGGAAAGTGAGAGGAGGTCAAGTAACAGTTATGTGGCTAAGCAACATCCTGAGCTAGAGATGGGACCTTTGTGTGGAAGATGGTCGTGTCACTGGCTCTGTGCAGTTGGATTTAGCTGCTGGCGTCTGGCTAAGCGTTCCTGCGAGCAAGCTGCCTGCTTTGGTTACACTGCAAAGCTACAGCCTGCCCACAACAGGCCACCAGTAGGAGGTTGGCCGTCATGCTCCCCACCCCTTCCTTTTACAAACCCGCAGTGCTGAAGGGTGCATATGTCCCTGTTTATAGCAAGTCCTCTTTGGATGCTCTTATATTTACACTCAGCTGTAAACCTTATAGTGACATGGCAGCTGGGTTGAAGATCATGGATGACAAGATCCAGCTTAAAAGCACACAGGCTAAAGAAAGTGAGGACTGAAGGGCAGCAATAAGGGAAACTTCATTCTTACTGTAGTGAGATGTGACAGCTACAAAACTGGGGGGCTGAAGATGCTCCCATCCATAACAGCAAGGCTGCCTTTGCATGGCTTTAGCTAGCTAAAACTaaagggagatttttttgtAGAGCAGAGAAAGCGATGAAATGCTTGTAAGCAGCTcttgcttttcagagaaaaacgCTGCCCAGCAGCTGAAGGACTGGGCTAGATGTGTCCCCTCTGGGGACAAAAAGCTGTTCCCCTCTGCAGACTTAGtgtctcctttttattttccagcgAACAACTACATGGAGTCTATGTGTGAAACCGTGCTTCAGGAAATGCGGAAGTGCTGCAGCCGGTACCCCAAGGGCAGATCCATCTGTTGTTCAGGgtttgagaaagaagaaagggagagagaaaaaattaagGCGACTTCAGAAGGAATTCCCCCAGCACCTCAGTAACACAATGCAGCTCCAGCAGGTGCTGGAGCACGGACTCACCTGCAGagcttgtgtgtgttttttcaaGCCTTCTTTAGACTTTCAGGAAAGCCAGATTGCTCCTAGAACACACCATCCGGCACACCAAAAAGTATAATGCAGTACCAACAGATGACCTGGTTAACAGACTTTATTTTCTGTACCAAAACATCATCTACATTGTCTTTGCATCGCACCTGTGTCTGTGAAAAGTCAACTTGATGTTTTTAGAATGCTTACCTTACTCTAATCCATCCTTGCTCTTAAAATGGAGAACTGGAACCAAGTTATTCTGGCTTCCGGAGTGGGAGGTACAGGAAATGAGCTCAGAAGAGTGAGTGAGTTTAAGCATGACACATGAAAAAAGCCCATATTGAGATAGCAAAGATACTACTGCCATCATGCAGTAGTTCCAGACAACATTTGCCTGTCCAGTGGTTCAAGCTCAAGAATGGGAATCAGGTCTGGGGATTGTTCCTAGGTCTTGGATAGATCATGAGTGACAACAAGTCACTTTGCCTAAGTGCCTCACTTTCCCACTGGACAGATTTTTTGGtcactttatattttaattgccTACACGCTGCTATTTGCATGACAAAGATGTTACAGGAACATTATTTCAGGGATTGTTACAggaataggattttttttaaaaaagcaatattcATTTGAAAGATCTGACTGTTgatataaaatttataaatttatGTATAATTGAACACTTTTAAGCAATATGTTATGAACCCAGCGTAGTTCAACCCGCTGGTACCCAGGGGCCTGTCACAAAGCCCTGGGCTAGATCCAAGAACTGATTTAGGCGCTGCTTACAGAACAAGCAGTTGTAGGCACTTGCTTTCAACACAGCATTCCAGACTCACTCACAAGCCGGCCGTGTCTGGACCCCGGGAGAGATGGCTTTTCAGAAGCTCTCACCTGTGCAGCAGAATTTCCTGTGACCTGTAGGAAGAGCTCAGTAGACAGGTTCCTGCATCACCTTTCAGAGCTGCCTAAGTCTCTCCGTCCCCTGTAGCAGGAGTCCAGGCACCTCAGTGGGTGCCAAGTCCATTACAGGGCCTAGGCACCTAAATATCAGACTTCAAACCCACTAGGCCCTAACTCTGTCATTAGATCTAGCCGTAAAGGACTTTTGTGCTGTGATCAAGTACCACTTACTTATGAAATATACAGCTTCTATAAACAGACCACTGTAGTCTAGGCACAATAGCCGAGTGTATTGAAGCCTAGAAGAGCAAACCATCTGTATTCACTGCTCTGAAATACCATGATACAAAATAAATGACTGGAACAAATTGTAGTCTCAGTTTGGTTGTTTATTGAGAATACAATGCAGCTGCAAGCCGGGCAGCTTGGCTGTCATTCACAGCCCAGAGCTACATGTGATATCATCGTATTTAAATAGAAGCTGCTTGATATTTTTATAACTGGGGCTTTAAGATCAGAATAATTCAGGGCTAgccttcccctctgccccttccctgcaaaaaaaaaacccaaaccccttAAGATAAAATAGGGGTTTTAGTATTCCTGAAAAGTAGGGGAAAGTAATGACAATGTTGTAAAGCAGCTCACTCAACAAGTAgctcatttttcccttttgcccTGTCTGAGCAGGACCAGCGGAAAGTCACtaatagatgaaaaaaaaataaatatttaggcTTCTGTTGTgcctgttaaaaagaaaagcctcaTCTCCATGCCCATTTCTATTCCCGTGGAACAAACTTGCTCAGCAGGGAGGCTCTGaagccaggctggcagcagaATCATCTCCTGCCCCAGACGCATCCCACCTTTTGGGAACATGGGTGATTGGTGCCAGGATAATCAAGGAGAGGGATTTATTAAGGCAGCCCACGGTTACCtgcagagaagagggaaggCTGGTGGCCTCATGCTACCAGACCAGCTGTAGCTGCTCCCGTGAGTCAAATGCAACACACACGGTAAGACAAAACCACACTGGTTCCCAAGAAGTCAACAAACCTCACACATAGAAACTATTAGAGCAAAActgtttaataaaatatcaCTTCAACAAGCATTTACATACAATATAGAAAAACTCTTTAAAAGCCTAGTGTGTTTTAAACCTTCTCATACTGGAACAGATGCCAGAAGTTGTTGAAATAAGACCAAAAGGAGTAGAGGTGGGGAGGTGTGGAACACCTCATCTTGGCACCTGCAAGAATGAAAATGCATCCCCACAGAAGTTGATTCAGCATCAAAGCTTCCAGCGTAGGCCCACAGCATCAAACAGTGCCAGCCACAAGCCCAACACTGGCACAGCAGAAAGATTTGCCAGATCCTGATGTCCTTGTCCATTCCCTGCTTGCATTCACATCAAACTCAACATGAATTTGTCACTTGTTTCCCCTTCCAGCAGCAACTGAGACATTTTAGTTCCCTCACTGGGCCATTTCTCTCCACAGCAGCAAGTCAGGATCCCCTGAAGCAGAACCCAGTACACCCTTCCCTGGGGCTGGACATAAAATAGTGATTTATTTGAGCCTGAAAAACATCCCTAAGGTCTGTTAATGATTTACTTTGAGCTTTGTCGTTGGAGAAAGCTTTGTGGAGGTTAGTGCCTCTCAGAAGAAGTTGTGTTATGCAGCACACCAGGCAGAGGGGCAGCAACGCTGTTTTCCTACAGGAACAGGAGATACCCTGCAATAAAAATGTATCCATTCGTGCACTTTCAGCCCTGCAGGgttcctacaaaaaaaaaaacccaaaccaccaccATTGTCGGTCACTCCACTCCCAAACACCAATTTACTGAAGACCTATTTGCTGCATCATATCACTCCTGCAGTCCTGGGTGGCTTTTAGGAAGACCATCATTAAAAAGACGTGAGCCCAGCTGCTCCTTCATTCTCCTCGGCCATGTATGGCAGGACAGGAGCAAAGATACCAACTTCTGTTTCCTGATTACCTGCAGCCTCTTTTCAGATCCTGAAGGTGAGAAAACCTCAGATAAATCAATGTGTTTCTACACTGACACTTCAATCAACAGAGCTGAAACATAATTAGCAACTGCAAGTGCTCATCCCAAAACCTCTGGTGGAAGGAACCCACCGTTCCAGCTCTTTCAGCAGCTCTCGGGGGAAGATCCCCATGTGTAGCCATACTGAGAGCAGCAGCGGATGATCAGAAAGGCATCACACAGCCCTGGAGATGGGGTGCAGCCAGGTGCCATGTCCCGATCAGCCATGCGCTCATCATTCCCTAGCACGTTTCCCATTGAAGGATGggctttcacaaaaaaaaaaaaaaattcttggcAAGAACTCCTACATGTACCTGCTGGAGGCCATCACCCCACCATCATGCAAGTCCTCGCACTCTGGAGGGCGGTAAtgccagcccagcacagccaaTGCAGAATACCTCTAagggatttttgtttgattctttttttttagttttcccCTGTAGGTTAGAGTTCTGCTCTGCACACAGCTGCACTGGGACAGACCATCCAAAACCAGCTGAGCCCTGCATCTGGGCTGCCTCATCACCTGCAGGAGAAAGGTTACAGCTGATGGAATTAAGCAAGAGGCTTTTTTTGTGGAAATGGTAAATGCAAAGAAGGAAGGAACATAACCAAGGCAGAAAGTATGGAAATGAGCCACAAGAGCACAACCTGGTTTTCCCAAGTTTTGTCATTTCAGTTGCTTGCAGAGACCAGGGAGATGGAGTTTGTGCTCTGCAAAGGCAGGTAAAGGACTGTGCTCCCGATTTCGTatccccctccagcagcactccagtaGAGCTGGCAACAGAGACGCTGGTCCAGTACAATGTACCCTAAACAGGGATACATTTCCTGTCTACAATCCTGTCCCACATGGTTACAACTCTTAAGAGCATCAACAACTCCAAAGTGGCCAGAGAAGGTCATGGTAGACCTAGAAACACCAGTGTGAGGCCCAACGTGATTTACAGTAAGTGGCACAGCCGAAAGGCACACCGCCTGCGCCAGCCAGCCTGACACGGGCAGGTGAAGCCCGCTGCCCACCACAAGAGAGCGCCTCAGCACATTCCAAAGGCTGAGCAGTCGCTAGCAAGCAAGAAAGGCGCTCTGCAGTGCAGGAAGCTTGGTGACTTTCAGAACACATGATGAAGAAAGGGCCTGCAAAGTCACCCACGGTGCTCAGTTTCCATCAGCAGCGCCAGTGCTGCAACTCCAGTAAGGGGTAGAAATAACAGCAGAGGACAACCCAAACGGCCATTCCGTGCAGTGCAATGTCagggggagggcaggagaaCCCCCAGCACCACATATAGCATGAACTTGCTCCTTATCCACCTGCCCTGGACACAGCCCAGGCTGTCCCGACACTTCTGCATCCATCCCAGGACAGCCAAGCACATTTTGGATTGCACGCACCATCTCTGTGCAGAGGGAAGCACAGGCTTTCCAGGTACCCGGGCAGAAAAAGTGCAAGTTAAACAGCAGTGAACAGCTGACAGCTGTTGTACACATACACTGGCAGACAAATGTACATGTAACAGCCCTGAGCACCTGGGAAGAAGCACATTTAAGAGATTTCTCAGCCACTACATGTTTATGAGGCTGCAAATCATCAGAAAATTTGGGACTGGGTATACTTGGTGGGAAAGGAATCACAATGATACACTGGGAGTTATAAGCTTTCAGACCTTTTCATAAGATTCCAGCACCctaacagaggaaaaagttgGAATTCAGAAGCAGTGTTGTAAGAAATAAGGGCTGGAACCTGTGAGCAGAAGGGACTGAGCCTGTCAGCAACGTCCTTTCACTCCTAAGTGAGAGAGAACAGCAGtagaggagggcaggggaggctggGTATGAAGGGAGAGTCGAGCGCAGTTTCTAGGACACCATTCCGAGCAGGAATCCTCCAGCAAACCCTCCAGTCAGGATAACattcttcttcagaaatacGATCACCTAAGCAGGGGAGAGAAGAGTGAACTATTCAACAACAGCAGGTCACCCACGCAGCCTCCCCATAAGAAGACATGCCTCAGGCTGTTCTCCAAGGTGATGCTCAGAGAGAGGTCACTGCTCTGGTCTGGGAAAGTATCCCATCTAATGACCTCCCTTCCCTAATCTCCCCACTGCATGTACAGCTCCTGAACTGATCCAGTGCCACTGCAGCCAGGATCCTTCGAGACCTGCAGTCTGAGCCTACATGCTCCAGGGCTCTCCCACAACCAGCACAGTCAGTCTGACAGAAGGGGCTGCTGTGTGTGTCAGAGCAGGGTACAGCAGAGTCCAGGGTAACTAGGCCACTCTGCTGCCAGATCTGCTTAGCTCTTCTTGTCAGACTGAAGAGACACTTCTCCCCACAACCCCAGCACATTTCCTCCCAGCCCCAAGGAATTTGCAGCAACACACGGTGAGCTGGTGTCATGCCTAGAAGCCACCCTGGCTGTCTCAAATACGCATAGATAGT encodes:
- the CMC4 gene encoding cx9C motif-containing protein 4 is translated as MSQKDPCQKQACEIQKCLQANNYMESMCETVLQEMRKCCSRYPKGRSICCSGFEKEEREREKIKATSEGIPPAPQ